The genomic stretch ATAGCAGTAAGCTGAGGGAAAGTCAGTCCTTTATAATTTGCCAAGAACAGCGCATCACTTGTTTTGATTTCTTCAGTAAGCTGTTGAACATACTGTTTTTTCTCTTCTCTTGTCACGCTGTCCTCCATTTAATAACGAAAATCCGTACATCCTGTCGGATTTCCGTACACGCTCGCGCTTTGCAGAAGCAAAGCTACGCTGCGCACGGCGTCGGTACATCACTGTACCTCCTACCGAATAACGAAAACCCGTACATCCAGCAGGATTCTCGTACACACTCGCACTTTGCAGAAGCAAATAAGCGGGCGCGGACACATTGCTGTGCCACTGGAAAATTCTTTGCTCTAAGACGGTTAGATATTCTATCTCAACCGATCTCCGCAGGACTTACGCTGTGGAAAACTCCGCAGACACCTGCTTCTTAAACCAGATTGTGTGCTTAAAGTGTGTTAATCACTTTCTGGTGGTCTACCTTAACGCCGGGTCCCATTGTGGTAGAAACTGTGATCCCTCTTACGTACTGTCCTTTAGCTGTTGAAGGCTTAAGACGTACGAGAGTTTCCAGAAGTGCCTTGACGTTCTCAAAAAGTTTCTGAGAGTCGAAGCTTTTTTTGCCTACGATAGCGTGGATGATACCGTTTTTATCAACACGGAACTCAATCATACCCGCTTTGAGTTCTTTCACCACGTTACCTATGTTAGGCGTTACCGTACCCACTTTGGGGTTAGGCATAAGTCCTCTCGGTCCGAGTACACGTCCGAGCTTACCGACGAGAGCCATCATGTCAGGTGTTGCGACAACTTTATCGAAATCCATAAAGCCGCCCTGAACCTTTTCAACAAGTTCCTCATCACCGACAATATCTGCACCTGCATCTTTCGCTTCTTTGGCTTTATCGCCTTTTGCGAATGCAAGCACTCTCACGGTCTTACCTGTTCCGTTAGGCAGACTGACTGAGCCCCTCACCATCTGATCTGCGTGTTTGGGGTTTACTCCGAGCTTCACTGCGATGTCGACAGTTTCATCGAACTTCGCGAATGCGACTTCTTTTGCGAGGGCAATTGCCTCTTCCAGGTCGTAGAGCTTTTCGCAGTCTACCTTCTCGGAAGCAGCCTGGTACTGTTTCCCTTTTGCCATGTTAATGACTCCGTGCATTCATGCGGAAAACCGCACTGATGCAACATACAAATTTGTACAAGAGCTTATTAAAGCTCTACTTCCACACCCATGCTGCGTGCGGAACCTGCAACAATCTTAACTGCTTCATCAATGTTTTTGGTGTTGAAGTCAGGAAGTTTGTGCTCGGCGATTCTTACAAGCTGTTCCCTTG from Geovibrio ferrireducens encodes the following:
- the rplA gene encoding 50S ribosomal protein L1; amino-acid sequence: MAKGKQYQAASEKVDCEKLYDLEEAIALAKEVAFAKFDETVDIAVKLGVNPKHADQMVRGSVSLPNGTGKTVRVLAFAKGDKAKEAKDAGADIVGDEELVEKVQGGFMDFDKVVATPDMMALVGKLGRVLGPRGLMPNPKVGTVTPNIGNVVKELKAGMIEFRVDKNGIIHAIVGKKSFDSQKLFENVKALLETLVRLKPSTAKGQYVRGITVSTTMGPGVKVDHQKVINTL